In one window of Streptomyces roseofulvus DNA:
- a CDS encoding CBS domain-containing protein translates to MKQLKVGGLMTDDVVTALVGTTFREVAKLIAEHDVSGLPVVDDDDHVVGVVSESDLLARRAPTVRGVMSAPAVTVHAEEAAADAARLMVRRGVERLPVVDEEERLVGIVTRRDLLRVFLRPDPEIRRRIREEILADAMALSEDAVDVHVLDGVVTLAGRLRTRGQVVTLLRLTERMDGVVTVVDRLSARDEGHGLAPSSARAAYDLSD, encoded by the coding sequence ATGAAGCAGTTGAAGGTCGGTGGTCTGATGACCGACGACGTGGTCACCGCGCTCGTCGGCACGACGTTCCGCGAGGTGGCCAAGCTGATCGCCGAGCACGACGTGAGCGGACTCCCGGTCGTGGACGACGACGACCACGTCGTCGGAGTCGTCTCCGAGAGCGACCTGCTGGCCCGCCGGGCGCCGACCGTCCGGGGCGTGATGAGCGCGCCGGCGGTGACGGTGCACGCCGAGGAGGCCGCGGCGGACGCCGCCCGTCTGATGGTGCGGCGGGGTGTGGAGCGCCTTCCCGTGGTCGACGAGGAGGAGCGGCTGGTGGGCATCGTGACCCGCCGCGACCTGCTGCGGGTCTTCCTGCGCCCGGATCCCGAGATCAGGCGCCGGATCCGCGAGGAGATCCTCGCCGACGCCATGGCGCTGTCCGAGGACGCCGTCGACGTGCACGTGCTGGACGGCGTGGTCACCCTCGCGGGCCGGCTCCGGACCCGCGGTCAGGTCGTGACGCTCCTGCGGCTCACCGAACGGATGGACGGGGTCGTCACCGTCGTGGACCGGCTGTCCGCCCGCGACGAAGGCCACGGCCTCGCGCCGTCGTCCGCCCGGGCGGCGTACGACCTCTCCGATTGA
- a CDS encoding Acg family FMN-binding oxidoreductase — translation MFPTILPLPLVTALVEDAVTAPSMHNAQPWRFVLREASGTVELRGDPARAMPRQDPDHRALHLGCGAALLGLRVAAVHRGLRPDVRLLPSPGDPWHFADVRFDAPEGADDGLDLLHPALSRRHTSRFPFTEERIPGELFDGLRAAALLEDCRLVVPGDWHADTVMGLVHASELFEAADEAVRAEIAAWTRTGETGHDAADDGIPAYAFGPRQYDVTAPVREFGGRGRLAARPSERFEKKPQIALLGTADDTPEAWLKAGQAMQRILLQATLDGLAASLMSQPLEWPELRFDARDPLSAVGYVHMVFRLGYGPTGRATPRRPVSDVLDLA, via the coding sequence GTGTTCCCCACCATCCTGCCCCTCCCGCTCGTCACGGCTCTCGTCGAGGACGCCGTCACGGCGCCGTCGATGCACAACGCCCAGCCCTGGAGGTTCGTCCTCCGCGAGGCGTCCGGCACCGTGGAGCTGCGCGGCGACCCCGCCCGCGCGATGCCCCGGCAGGACCCCGACCACCGCGCCCTCCATCTGGGGTGCGGCGCGGCCCTGCTCGGTCTGCGGGTGGCCGCCGTGCACCGGGGCCTGCGCCCCGACGTACGGCTGTTGCCGTCCCCCGGTGACCCGTGGCACTTCGCCGACGTCCGGTTCGACGCCCCCGAGGGCGCCGACGACGGGCTGGACCTCCTGCATCCCGCCCTGTCCCGCCGGCACACCAGCCGCTTCCCCTTCACCGAGGAGCGGATCCCCGGCGAGCTGTTCGACGGTCTCCGGGCCGCCGCCCTCCTGGAGGACTGCCGTCTGGTCGTCCCCGGGGACTGGCACGCCGACACCGTGATGGGCCTCGTGCACGCCTCCGAGCTGTTCGAGGCGGCGGACGAGGCGGTACGGGCGGAGATCGCCGCCTGGACGCGCACCGGCGAGACCGGACACGACGCCGCCGACGACGGCATCCCCGCCTACGCCTTCGGTCCGCGACAGTACGACGTGACGGCACCGGTCAGGGAGTTCGGCGGACGGGGCCGACTGGCGGCCCGCCCGTCGGAGCGTTTCGAGAAGAAGCCGCAGATCGCCCTCCTCGGCACCGCGGACGACACCCCGGAGGCATGGCTGAAGGCGGGTCAGGCGATGCAGCGGATCCTCCTCCAGGCCACCCTCGACGGACTTGCCGCGTCCCTCATGTCGCAGCCCCTCGAATGGCCCGAACTCCGCTTCGACGCGCGTGATCCGCTCTCGGCGGTCGGTTACGTCCACATGGTGTTCCGACTGGGCTACGGGCCGACGGGCCGGGCGACGCCCCGGCGGCCGGTCTCCGACGTGCTCGACCTCGCCTGA
- a CDS encoding glycoside hydrolase family 65 protein produces the protein MGGRPVNRSSRWTWRYEGYDPARERLVEALCTLGNGRFATRGSAPECRADAVHYPGTYLAGCYDRRTSLVDGRAVDNEDLVNLPNWTLLRYRCLPEDRPAGEWLTPDSGRLRHHDVRLDLRSGVLVRTLYFRDDEGRGLRVGHTRFVHMGDPASAAQLTTFHAYGWSGEIEVESVLDGDVVNAGVERYHHLEGRHLTGHRTEVRPGGVAGLSCRTRSPGHVVAMAVRTDTGPARRTRTTATSTGTVQVYRLPVARGRPARVVKTLALRTSLDRPSGEPLTAALDAVAHAPAFPRLRAAHEAAWRRLWDEGELRVPGEAGRVLLLHVFHLLQTLSPHTADLDVGVPARGLHGEAYRGHVFWDELFVLPYLGLHFPEVARSLLLYRHRRLPAAREAARRAGRRGAMFPWQSGGSGEEETQRLHLNPRSGRWLPDHSHLQRHVGSAVAYNVWKYVRATGDHGFLHREGAEILLETARYWAGSAVRDPELGRYRLRGVVGPDEYHDAYPGAPDPGIDDNAYTNVTAAWVLARGLDLMAELPAARCAELRERFDLHDEELALWDDVSRRLHLPFHGGVVSQFEGFGELAELDWEAYRARYGDIRRLDRILEAEGDTVNRYQASKQADTLMLGYLFRPEELAALFARLGHRLDDEIWRATVEYYLRRTSHGSTLSSLVHGWVLARMQGPGAWRYCEEALLADVADIQGGTTGEGIHLGAMAGTVDLVERGITGLEAGPDGLRVDPVDLRELPRFAFTLCCGGHRGVRVRVLPGRLAVRVPAGPGGPLALVLPGGRRCGVLPGQERWFRL, from the coding sequence ATGGGGGGCCGTCCCGTGAACCGGAGCTCCAGGTGGACATGGCGGTACGAGGGGTACGACCCGGCCCGGGAGCGGCTGGTGGAGGCGCTCTGCACCCTCGGCAACGGCCGGTTCGCCACCCGCGGGTCCGCGCCGGAATGCCGGGCCGACGCCGTCCACTACCCGGGTACCTACCTCGCCGGTTGCTACGACCGGCGCACCTCGCTCGTGGACGGCCGCGCCGTCGACAACGAGGACCTGGTCAACCTGCCGAACTGGACGCTGCTGCGGTACCGCTGCCTGCCGGAGGACCGTCCCGCCGGTGAGTGGCTCACCCCCGACTCCGGGCGGCTGCGCCACCACGACGTCCGGCTCGACCTGAGAAGCGGGGTGCTGGTCCGGACCCTCTACTTCCGGGACGACGAGGGGCGTGGTCTGCGCGTCGGGCACACCCGGTTCGTGCACATGGGGGACCCCGCGTCCGCCGCCCAGCTCACCACCTTCCACGCCTACGGCTGGAGCGGTGAGATCGAGGTCGAGTCCGTGCTCGACGGCGACGTCGTGAACGCCGGCGTCGAGCGGTACCACCACCTGGAGGGCCGTCACCTCACCGGTCACCGGACCGAGGTCCGGCCCGGCGGGGTCGCCGGCCTGTCCTGCCGTACCCGCTCGCCGGGACACGTGGTCGCCATGGCGGTCCGCACGGACACCGGGCCCGCACGCCGCACGCGGACCACCGCCACCTCGACCGGCACCGTGCAGGTGTACCGCCTGCCCGTCGCCCGGGGCCGGCCCGCGCGGGTGGTCAAGACCCTGGCCCTGCGCACGTCGCTGGACCGTCCCTCGGGCGAGCCGCTCACGGCGGCCCTCGACGCCGTCGCCCACGCGCCCGCCTTCCCGCGGCTGCGGGCCGCCCACGAGGCCGCCTGGCGACGCCTCTGGGACGAGGGGGAGCTGCGTGTGCCGGGGGAGGCGGGGCGCGTCCTGCTGCTGCACGTGTTCCACCTGCTGCAGACGCTCTCCCCGCACACGGCCGACCTGGACGTCGGCGTGCCGGCCCGCGGACTGCACGGCGAGGCGTACCGGGGGCACGTCTTCTGGGACGAGCTCTTCGTCCTGCCCTACCTCGGCCTCCACTTCCCCGAAGTGGCCAGGTCCCTGCTGCTCTACCGCCACCGGCGCCTGCCGGCCGCTCGCGAGGCGGCCCGCCGCGCCGGCCGCCGGGGTGCCATGTTCCCCTGGCAGAGCGGCGGTTCGGGCGAGGAGGAGACCCAGCGGCTCCACCTCAATCCGCGCTCGGGCCGCTGGCTGCCCGACCACTCGCACCTGCAGCGACACGTCGGCTCGGCCGTCGCGTACAACGTCTGGAAGTACGTGCGCGCCACCGGTGACCACGGGTTCCTGCACCGCGAAGGGGCCGAGATCCTCCTGGAGACCGCCCGGTACTGGGCCGGCTCCGCGGTGCGCGACCCCGAGCTGGGACGCTACCGGCTCCGCGGCGTGGTGGGTCCGGACGAGTACCACGACGCCTACCCGGGGGCGCCGGACCCGGGGATCGACGACAACGCCTACACGAACGTCACGGCCGCCTGGGTGCTCGCCCGCGGCCTGGACCTGATGGCGGAACTGCCCGCGGCGCGGTGCGCCGAGCTGCGGGAGCGGTTCGACCTGCACGACGAGGAACTCGCCTTGTGGGACGACGTCTCGCGCCGCCTGCACCTCCCCTTCCACGGCGGTGTGGTGAGCCAGTTCGAGGGCTTCGGGGAGCTTGCGGAGCTCGACTGGGAGGCGTACCGGGCCCGCTACGGGGACATCCGGCGGCTGGACCGGATTCTGGAGGCCGAGGGCGACACCGTCAACCGCTACCAGGCGTCGAAGCAGGCCGACACCCTCATGCTCGGCTACCTCTTCCGCCCCGAGGAGCTGGCCGCCCTGTTCGCGCGGCTCGGCCACCGGCTGGACGACGAGATCTGGCGCGCCACGGTGGAGTACTACCTGCGCCGCACCAGCCACGGTTCGACCCTCAGCAGTCTCGTCCACGGCTGGGTGCTGGCCCGGATGCAGGGCCCGGGCGCCTGGCGGTACTGCGAGGAGGCCCTGCTCGCCGACGTCGCCGACATCCAGGGCGGCACCACGGGGGAGGGGATCCACCTCGGGGCCATGGCCGGCACGGTCGACCTGGTGGAGCGGGGGATCACCGGCCTGGAGGCGGGCCCCGACGGTCTGCGGGTGGACCCGGTGGACCTGCGGGAACTGCCGCGGTTCGCCTTCACCCTGTGCTGCGGCGGTCACCGCGGCGTGCGGGTGCGGGTGCTTCCCGGCCGACTCGCGGTACGGGTCCCCGCCGGCCCGGGCGGGCCGCTCGCCCTCGTTCTGCCGGGAGGGCGGCGATGCGGCGTGCTTCCGGGCCAGGAGCGGTGGTTCCGGCTGTGA
- a CDS encoding HAD-IA family hydrolase, whose product MSRRPRTGSVPPGAAVLDTDGVLIDSAAVHAAAWKTAFDACLAEWAGGTARPEPFDADADYRRYVDGRSRYDGAAAFLAARGIRLPAGTAGDGPGCTTVRAVAARKEEAFGTALRTWPVAVFQDARRALTGLRALGVPCAAVSASRHARDLLAAAGLDRLLTAVVDGAEAARLGLPGKPDPALFLHAARTLGARPRECLVVEDALAGVEAARRGRFGLVVGLDRTSDRHAGPDLRDRGADLVVADLVELLETVWGAVP is encoded by the coding sequence ATGAGCCGACGTCCTCGGACCGGTTCCGTCCCGCCCGGCGCCGCCGTCCTCGACACCGACGGCGTCCTGATCGACTCCGCCGCCGTCCACGCGGCGGCGTGGAAGACGGCGTTCGACGCCTGCCTCGCCGAGTGGGCGGGCGGGACGGCGCGGCCGGAGCCGTTCGACGCGGACGCCGACTACCGGCGCTACGTCGACGGCAGATCCCGGTACGACGGGGCCGCGGCGTTCCTGGCCGCCCGAGGCATACGCCTTCCCGCCGGAACGGCCGGCGACGGGCCCGGCTGCACGACGGTCCGGGCCGTGGCGGCACGCAAGGAGGAGGCGTTCGGGACCGCTCTGCGCACGTGGCCGGTCGCCGTCTTCCAGGACGCCCGGCGCGCGCTGACCGGGCTGCGCGCGCTCGGCGTGCCGTGCGCGGCGGTCTCCGCCTCCCGGCACGCCCGGGACCTGCTCGCCGCCGCCGGGCTGGACCGGCTCCTGACCGCCGTCGTCGACGGAGCGGAGGCGGCCCGGCTGGGACTGCCGGGCAAACCGGACCCCGCCCTCTTCCTGCACGCGGCGCGCACCCTCGGTGCCCGCCCCCGGGAGTGCCTGGTCGTCGAGGACGCCCTCGCGGGGGTCGAGGCGGCCCGCCGCGGGCGTTTCGGCCTCGTCGTCGGTCTCGACCGCACCTCCGACCGGCACGCCGGCCCCGACCTGCGCGACCGGGGCGCCGACCTCGTCGTGGCCGACCTGGTGGAACTGCTGGAGACCGTATGGGGGGCCGTCCCGTGA
- a CDS encoding MBL fold metallo-hydrolase, producing the protein MSEAAPYPVPASPRPALLSFLGGVGTVTGSKFLVESDHARILVDCGLFQGFANLRRRNWDRFARDAADVDAVVVTHAHLDHCGYLPRLVRQGFRGPILTTPHTARLAGIVLRDSARLQMEAARHADAHGWSKHRPAKPLYDDSDVEKTMSFFDPVPVGSEVELLHGTRLTLHHGGHILGSAWARLTLEDGRTLAVSGDLGRPGHPLLLPPEPFSGADVLLMESTYGDRRHDQESGRAEFAAAIARALARGGTVVIPAFAIDRTEVVLHELTRLRETGVLPRSVPVYVDSPMALAALDVYRDAVRERSPQLRPGILAQGEAALSPAPFLAARTVQESIDINSAHGPAVIVSSAGMATGGRVLHHLHRLLPDPRNAVVVVGFAAAGTRARDLVDGARTLKMFGEYVPVRAEVADVPHFSAHADADQIVDWLRGAPAPHTVYLVHGEPAASETLRDRLDRELGWTAVVPRSGEAVLVR; encoded by the coding sequence ATGTCCGAGGCAGCCCCGTATCCCGTGCCCGCCTCCCCCCGACCGGCCCTGCTCAGCTTCCTGGGCGGTGTGGGGACGGTCACCGGCAGCAAGTTCCTCGTCGAGAGCGATCATGCCCGGATCCTTGTCGACTGTGGTCTCTTCCAGGGTTTCGCGAACCTGCGCCGGCGCAACTGGGACCGTTTCGCACGCGACGCGGCCGACGTCGACGCCGTCGTCGTGACCCACGCCCACCTGGACCACTGCGGCTACCTCCCACGCCTGGTGCGGCAGGGCTTCCGGGGGCCGATCCTCACGACCCCGCACACGGCCCGCCTCGCCGGCATCGTCCTGCGCGACAGCGCCCGCCTGCAGATGGAGGCCGCCCGGCACGCCGACGCGCACGGCTGGTCGAAGCACCGCCCGGCGAAACCGCTGTACGACGACAGCGACGTCGAGAAGACGATGTCGTTCTTCGACCCGGTCCCCGTCGGTTCCGAGGTGGAGCTCCTGCACGGCACCCGGCTGACGCTCCACCACGGCGGTCACATCCTGGGGTCCGCCTGGGCCCGCCTCACTCTGGAGGACGGCCGGACCCTCGCCGTCTCCGGCGACCTGGGTCGGCCCGGACACCCTCTGCTCCTGCCGCCCGAGCCGTTCTCGGGCGCCGACGTGCTGCTCATGGAGTCGACGTACGGCGACCGCCGGCACGACCAGGAATCGGGACGCGCGGAGTTCGCCGCCGCCATCGCCCGGGCGCTCGCCCGCGGCGGGACCGTCGTGATCCCGGCCTTCGCCATCGACCGGACCGAGGTCGTCCTGCACGAGCTGACCCGGCTGCGCGAGACCGGCGTGCTGCCCCGCTCGGTGCCCGTCTACGTGGACAGCCCGATGGCCCTGGCCGCGCTGGACGTCTACCGCGACGCCGTCCGCGAGCGGTCCCCCCAGCTGCGGCCCGGGATCCTCGCCCAGGGCGAGGCCGCGCTGAGCCCTGCCCCGTTCCTCGCCGCCCGCACGGTCCAGGAGTCGATCGACATCAACAGCGCGCACGGCCCCGCCGTCATCGTCTCCTCGGCCGGCATGGCCACCGGCGGCCGGGTCCTGCACCACCTGCACCGGCTCCTGCCCGACCCGCGCAACGCCGTCGTCGTGGTCGGCTTCGCCGCGGCCGGCACCCGCGCCCGGGACCTCGTGGACGGGGCCCGCACGCTGAAGATGTTCGGCGAGTACGTCCCCGTGCGGGCCGAGGTCGCCGACGTGCCCCACTTCTCCGCCCACGCCGACGCGGACCAGATCGTCGACTGGCTCCGGGGCGCTCCCGCCCCGCACACCGTCTATCTGGTGCACGGCGAACCGGCCGCCTCGGAGACGCTGCGGGACCGTCTCGACCGCGAACTGGGCTGGACGGCCGTCGTGCCGCGCTCCGGTGAGGCCGTCCTGGTCCGCTGA
- a CDS encoding CBS domain-containing protein, protein MTARPFTVADVMTKRVIAVRPDTSFKEIVTAMERWKVTALPVLEGEGRVVGVVSEADLLLKEEFHGHRLGMVEQLRRRDATAKAGSDLAADLMSTPAVTVGPDAALPHAARLMATRRVKRLPVVDHDGVIQGVVSRSDLLKVFLRPDEELAEEIRGDVVGPLFPLSRDRVEVRVEAGVVTLTGDVRDSTLIPVAERLARAVEGVVDVRCGLTLAAEA, encoded by the coding sequence ATGACCGCGCGACCGTTCACCGTCGCCGACGTGATGACGAAGAGGGTCATCGCCGTTCGGCCCGACACCTCCTTCAAGGAGATCGTCACCGCCATGGAGCGCTGGAAGGTGACCGCGCTCCCCGTCCTGGAGGGCGAGGGGCGGGTCGTGGGAGTGGTGTCCGAGGCGGACCTGCTGCTCAAGGAGGAGTTCCACGGCCACCGTCTCGGCATGGTGGAACAGCTGCGCCGCCGCGACGCCACCGCGAAGGCCGGTTCGGACCTGGCGGCCGATCTCATGAGCACGCCCGCCGTCACGGTCGGTCCCGACGCCGCCCTGCCGCACGCCGCCCGTCTGATGGCCACGCGCCGGGTCAAGCGCCTGCCGGTCGTCGACCACGACGGTGTGATCCAGGGTGTCGTCAGCCGCTCCGACCTGCTCAAGGTCTTCCTCCGCCCGGACGAGGAACTCGCCGAGGAGATCCGCGGCGATGTCGTCGGCCCACTGTTCCCGCTCTCGCGGGACCGGGTGGAGGTCCGTGTCGAGGCCGGTGTCGTCACCCTGACCGGCGACGTGCGCGACAGCACCCTCATCCCCGTCGCGGAGCGTCTGGCGCGCGCCGTCGAGGGCGTGGTGGACGTGCGGTGCGGGCTCACGCTCGCCGCCGAGGCGTGA
- a CDS encoding Rv1733c family protein — MTEHEHPFRLPGADRGRRVAVVVVLTIALICGAVATGSLWAFAARTDRARAAELHQVTATTTGPARESPALSRSGTGTRAVAPATWEYPDDVRRSGTVDVPPRTPQGRSVTVWVDDAGAPVRRQDDAADRLLTSVVGGIATAGAVGATGAAALALLRRRSAGRTLAALEREWEQVEPVWSGRLRRGSGPGADDD, encoded by the coding sequence ATGACCGAACACGAACACCCGTTCCGCCTGCCGGGCGCCGACCGCGGCCGGCGCGTGGCCGTGGTCGTCGTCCTGACCATCGCCCTGATCTGCGGTGCTGTCGCCACCGGATCCCTGTGGGCCTTCGCGGCCCGGACGGACCGCGCCCGCGCCGCCGAGCTCCACCAGGTGACGGCGACCACCACGGGACCGGCCAGGGAGTCGCCCGCGCTCTCCAGGAGCGGGACGGGGACGCGGGCCGTCGCCCCCGCGACGTGGGAGTACCCGGACGACGTCAGGCGCTCGGGAACCGTCGACGTCCCGCCCCGGACACCCCAGGGGCGGAGCGTGACGGTCTGGGTCGACGACGCCGGAGCACCCGTCAGGCGGCAGGACGACGCCGCCGACCGCCTGCTGACCTCGGTCGTCGGCGGCATCGCGACGGCCGGCGCGGTCGGGGCGACCGGGGCGGCGGCGCTCGCGCTCCTCCGACGGCGTTCCGCCGGCCGCACCCTCGCCGCCCTGGAGCGCGAGTGGGAACAGGTCGAACCCGTCTGGTCCGGCCGGCTCCGCCGGGGGAGCGGCCCCGGGGCCGACGACGACTGA
- a CDS encoding flavodoxin domain-containing protein, with protein sequence MRAKRVLVAYGSKHGATAGIADEIGRTLRDDGFDADVLPADTVTDVSGYEGVVLGGALYGGRWNGKARKCARRNAEQLRGRPVWLFSSGPVDSSAEQHEIPPVRGVARRMRQLDAREHVTFGGALTAGNPDLVARAMVRHGKGGDFRDPARIREWAHRIGAELGTTD encoded by the coding sequence ATGAGAGCGAAGCGTGTGCTGGTCGCGTACGGCAGCAAGCACGGCGCCACCGCGGGCATCGCCGACGAGATCGGCCGGACCCTGCGCGACGACGGGTTCGACGCCGACGTCCTGCCGGCGGACACCGTCACCGACGTCAGCGGCTACGAAGGCGTCGTCCTCGGCGGAGCCCTGTACGGGGGACGGTGGAACGGCAAAGCCCGCAAGTGCGCCCGTCGCAACGCGGAGCAGCTCCGCGGGCGTCCGGTGTGGCTGTTCAGCAGCGGTCCCGTCGACAGCTCCGCCGAGCAGCACGAGATCCCGCCCGTGCGGGGTGTCGCCCGCAGGATGAGGCAGCTCGACGCCCGTGAGCACGTCACCTTCGGCGGCGCCCTCACCGCCGGCAACCCGGATCTCGTCGCCCGGGCCATGGTCCGCCACGGCAAGGGCGGCGACTTCCGCGACCCGGCCCGCATACGGGAGTGGGCCCACCGCATCGGAGCTGAACTGGGCACGACGGACTGA
- a CDS encoding Hsp20/alpha crystallin family protein: MTGAHVERRHSLVPDFDTWFGREFPGLPGWRPATAAHSIPVEVTSGDGCSVLRAELPGMDPDDITLTVDDNLLTVRAEHGESTEDKDHSEFRYGVFRRTVRFPDPIPADDVEASYADGILTVRVPTPAREARAARTIPVRRAGAGGDGEDRS, translated from the coding sequence ATGACCGGAGCCCACGTGGAACGCAGGCACAGCCTCGTCCCCGACTTCGACACCTGGTTCGGCCGCGAGTTCCCCGGGCTTCCCGGGTGGCGCCCGGCCACGGCCGCCCACTCCATCCCGGTGGAGGTCACCAGCGGCGACGGCTGCTCCGTGCTGCGGGCCGAGCTCCCCGGCATGGACCCGGACGACATCACCCTCACGGTCGACGACAACCTGCTCACCGTGCGGGCCGAGCACGGCGAGAGCACCGAGGACAAGGACCACTCCGAGTTCCGGTACGGGGTCTTCCGGAGGACCGTGCGTTTCCCGGACCCGATCCCCGCCGACGACGTCGAAGCCTCCTACGCGGACGGCATCCTCACCGTCCGCGTCCCGACGCCGGCGCGGGAGGCCCGGGCCGCGCGGACCATCCCCGTGCGGCGGGCCGGCGCGGGCGGCGACGGAGAGGACCGGTCATGA